A region of the Dermatophagoides farinae isolate YC_2012a chromosome 7, ASM2471394v1, whole genome shotgun sequence genome:
taattttccataaacatcttcaatattttcatataaatttGCAATCTCAACGTCCGGACAATGAGCACGGCGATGTTTAATCAATCGACATAATTGTACACCTTTTATGACCAAAGTGTCCAAAACTatcgatttattattttcgattctaaaacattgaaacaaaaaaattttttttttttgtaaattcaaattctgcaaaataaaccaaaaacTTACTCTTTGGCCTTTGATTGTGAAACAAGAATTCGTTTTGTATCCAATTTGAGAGTAGTATAAGTTTGAAGAAAATCTTGAATCATTGGCTCGAGAATTTTATTCgccatttcaatttgttcttgcagttctttttctttgtaatATTGccaatcatcaccaccatcttCTTTGGCTTTATCAATGGTTTCAGCATCACAACTGGCTGTTGAATGTGGATTTTTGATCGGTTCCTGATAACGAGCTTGTAATTTGGCCAATAAAAATCGTGAATCCACTGCAACGGCTGGGTCGGCTTCAAGAATTTCTAGATATTTTCCTTGTAAATTTTTATCCAATTTCGCAATGAGACCGATTcttatttcatttaaatcttTATCAGCTTTGGCTGTGGTAGCGAGGGgagatgattttgaatcgtTTGTTGAGTCCGTTGAAGACGGTGATGCTACCGCAGTAGCTgcagctgttgttgttgttgtagttgatgatgaagctgaagatttatttttatttgccgctacagacgatgatgatccatcacaatcaatcattaattcaATAGGAAAATTTGTCGAATGTTTTCCTTGTTGATCATTGTTGGAAAGTGTAATATTACTACAAAATATTCCCGGAAATTTCACTGGAATCTGTTTCGATCCAATTATACATGACCCATTTGAAATGTTCGATATAAATAACGGTACAGTTATATTTGGTGGCAATGAAATCGATGTTGcttttttactttcattACCAATAATGGCTTGATAATGTGATGAATATATTGGCAATGTTATTGCATCACgtaattgatgaatgatttgcAATGGTAATTCTTGCAAATGTTCCAATTGTTTGATAGACTCATGTCGTATCTGTAGCAATATTTTGTATTCACCTTTTTCCAATTTAACGTTATActaataaattgatgatcattttagtgggaaaaaaatgaaaatacatGGATTActtaaaatttgaaacaaaaatcgtcaaaaatcaaaaaaaaaaaaaaacaaacctttGATGGATAAGCATCACCTGTTGCTAAATGCTGTTTATTCATATCGAATAACATCCATAATTGTGATTCATATGGAGATTCATACAAGCAATCCGATAACAATGGAAATGATATCCGAAATTCACTACTTTTcaactggtttttttttttttggttaaaaagaattaaattaaattttatcatcaatattcaaatcaatactTACCAATTTAAGTGAATAAgttaaaattatttcataaataatttttccttCAGGCCATACATCACGAAAACCAAGTGGTCGAATCTTGGAATCCATTggtttgattgaatgataaaattttttaaatttcaatgatggatTTATCTTCACGACTTGTTGTCCATAATTTCGCACATCAATACGTGTGATACAATTACTGGCAACAATACCACAATGATTCGATGTGTTAACTAAATTGATACGATCAAATTCCAATTCAACAGTAGTCTCAGTATCCACTGAACATGACCACCATTTACCAAAACAAATTTCCATTGTCAGTGAACCGATGACATCAAAATTATAACGTATATCTGAAGCTGGTggaatgggaaaaaatttttgaaattcatgatCACTAAAACGTTTTTGTGTCGGTAATTGTTGTGTGTGAATAACATATTTTCCAGTTTCTGTAGAATGATTATTACGTATCATAATACGAGCTGATGTTGTATTCTCCGGTACCGCTACATAAACTCGTTTAATATGACCGGCACGAAAAATTTCCGTAAATTTATATCGATCATTTTCACTAAATGGATaagaatattgaaaattattaatcggaaaaaaatgaaatttttttttcggtttacTCACATGACCAATGGTTTGATGACAGTGACAAGAATTTTAAACGATGGTCCTTTTTCACAACATCGTACATCATAGGCTTCGATCCATGTTTGATTGAAAGTGCCATCGACCAATGAGCTTGGATCAATACGAACTTGAAATGATCGAGCCGTATAAGTAAGATTCAAATATTTGGGACATTTTACCCATGTTTCCGAACAGGTtagattgaaattcatttcaaaattgattttatcatcttgatttttatctttaAACAATTCCGGTGTAACTGTCACCGTATGCATGGATGGTTTTCGTGTTTGTTCCAATTCTCGAAGATAAATTcccatttcattatttgattgaccACTGCCACTGCATGTAATTCGAAAATGCATATTACGTTCACCAAGTTGACGATCAAAAGTGGATAAATGTTCAAAAGCCTTTTCCACCTGAACCATTCCATTTCCATGTGATATTGGTTCGAAATTTGGTACTTTCAATGCAGTATTCTCCAAACTCATCTTTATGGAATACGGTGTGTATGGGATGGACCGTTGTTTCACGGCTGACAACAACAGTGCTACACAACCGCAAACATTAGGCGAAGCCATCGATGTTCCATTCATTAGAGCGCCACTTTTGAGTGCCCAATTTGCTACAGATGTAATGGCACCACCGGGGCCACATACCGAAACACCAAGAGCACCATTACAAGCTGGACCACGTGATGTCCATGAATACGCGGATCCTGGCAATTTTTCAAGCATCGAATATTCAGCCAACATCATATCCGGTGTAACATATGCACCAACACTGATTATTTTATCTGGTTGCATGGCATTCAATGCTCCTATCGTTGTAAGAGCTGGACCAGAATTTCCAGCCGCCACCACATAAATAAGTCCgtgtttattgattaattcatttaCCAGATTTGATAAACGACCATCAGCCCAATGGCCAGATTCACCATAACTCATATTGATCACGTCACAACCAGATTCAATAGCTTTTATAAATGCACGAATAATAGCCGATCCTGTTTCCATAGTTTCAATACGTCTATCACCAATAACAATGGATACAATCTGTGCACCAGGTGCAATGCCATTTCTATCTGGatcatttggaaaatttgCTGCAGCAATCGATGCAACATGTGTACCATGATTTGAACATTGTCCAACAATTTCCAAAagatttccatcatcataaatattaACGccataattgaatttatcacGATCTGAAATTGTTCCATATCTAAGACACTGACGATAATTACCTAAAATGGTACATTCATCTAGTCGACCTTCACCAGTTGTATCGATACAGGCTTTCCAATATTCACCATCATGAAACACAATGCAATCGAATGTTGGCCCAAGATCAGAAATTTTCGCTTGTGCATctttcaataaatcaatctgTGATTTTAATTCTTCACGTTCCAACATAACATTGATTCTTTCTTGTTGATTTtcgatattttcatcatctggaTGTTTCAAACGAAATGTTTCGTAACGTTTTAAAGCATCAGCCAAAAATGGTTTATGTTTGGGCAGGAATTCTTTTTCCAGATAATCTTTTTTCACACGCGCTCGTAATGTTGATGGAAATAattcataaatatttttcacaCCAATATGATATTTGCCTGTTGgatttttccaatcatcTGGAATCtgcagaacaaaaaaaagtagatgGTTAGGCTTTTCTATTTTTGGTCACTataccaaaaccaaaacaaaccTTTAGTTTACGTTTCGTTAAACCAACGATATAACCATCAGCGTCTGGTTCAACTATCGTAGATGTATCAACATCACCAGCACCTGTGGCATCCATCATATCAACGATTTTCGGTTGACCATCACTGGTAACCGATAAACCACATGCACCAGGATCAACACCAGAATCAAATATAGCAATACGTACACCACGGCCATCGAATGATGGATATTTAGCTAAAAATGAAGATGCTTGTGTTTCACGTTTCGGCAGCAAAGcttgaaatggaaattcatcaaaatcatgaCAACTACTCATTTTCGTAGCGTTTTATTCGttgctttttttgttgttgaattaatCGTCGTATTTCGATAATCGATGTTtttataccaaaaaaaaaatcgttcgattgttttttattgatgtggatgtttgttgtcaatcaatcgattattgatcggtggtaataaaaatgaaatcgtGAACAATTGGGCAACACCCGAACACGAAATTTAATAAAACTTTGATGGACTTTATAGAAATTACAAACCGTCGtctgaatttgatttttttttttgctggctCATTGCATATTAACTGTTTTTGCGCATGtccattttgaatcaattttatcgGGTACTCAAATATTCCACCCCTGGTTTGGGAAGCACAGAAAataacataataataattttactTTCAGTTTGTAAACTAACTTCGAACTGTGCCGCTATATTTCTCGAAAAACCGGGGAACACAGACGGGTATTggtgaaaaaa
Encoded here:
- the TppII gene encoding tripeptidyl-peptidase II, whose product is MSSCHDFDEFPFQALLPKRETQASSFLAKYPSFDGRGVRIAIFDSGVDPGACGLSVTSDGQPKIVDMMDATGAGDVDTSTIVEPDADGYIVGLTKRKLKIPDDWKNPTGKYHIGVKNIYELFPSTLRARVKKDYLEKEFLPKHKPFLADALKRYETFRLKHPDDENIENQQERINVMLEREELKSQIDLLKDAQAKISDLGPTFDCIVFHDGEYWKACIDTTGEGRLDECTILGNYRQCLRYGTISDRDKFNYGVNIYDDGNLLEIVGQCSNHGTHVASIAAANFPNDPDRNGIAPGAQIVSIVIGDRRIETMETGSAIIRAFIKAIESGCDVINMSYGESGHWADGRLSNLVNELINKHGLIYVVAAGNSGPALTTIGALNAMQPDKIISVGAYVTPDMMLAEYSMLEKLPGSAYSWTSRGPACNGALGVSVCGPGGAITSVANWALKSGALMNGTSMASPNVCGCVALLLSAVKQRSIPYTPYSIKMSLENTALKVPNFEPISHGNGMVQVEKAFEHLSTFDRQLGERNMHFRITCSGSGQSNNEMGIYLRELEQTRKPSMHTVTVTPELFKDKNQDDKINFEMNFNLTCSETWVKCPKYLNLTYTARSFQVRIDPSSLVDGTFNQTWIEAYDVRCCEKGPSFKILVTVIKPLVIENDRYKFTEIFRAGHIKRVYVAVPENTTSARIMIRNNHSTETGKYVIHTQQLPTQKRFSDHEFQKFFPIPPASDIRYNFDVIGSLTMEICFGKWWSCSVDTETTVELEFDRINLVNTSNHCGIVASNCITRIDVRNYGQQVVKINPSLKFKKFYHSIKPMDSKIRPLGFRDVWPEGKIIYEIILTYSLKLLKSSEFRISFPLLSDCLYESPYESQLWMLFDMNKQHLATGDAYPSKYNVKLEKGEYKILLQIRHESIKQLEHLQELPLQIIHQLRDAITLPIYSSHYQAIIGNESKKATSISLPPNITVPLFISNISNGSCIIGSKQIPVKFPGIFCSNITLSNNDQQGKHSTNFPIELMIDCDGSSSSVAANKNKSSASSSTTTTTTAAATAVASPSSTDSTNDSKSSPLATTAKADKDLNEIRIGLIAKLDKNLQGKYLEILEADPAVAVDSRFLLAKLQARYQEPIKNPHSTASCDAETIDKAKEDGGDDWQYYKEKELQEQIEMANKILEPMIQDFLQTYTTLKLDTKRILVSQSKAKEIENNKSIVLDTLVIKGVQLCRLIKHRRAHCPDVEIANLYENIEDVYGKLSLLVDNIYSDSKTLPFAEKHLLLNGHYARFIKIMLKKQDESSATTSSTLVPNENGCESTSDGDPFCSNKMDNEHRIIHALKQLGWQHLANHLERQIHVKFPNDYRKF